The Nitrosomonas sp. sh817 genome includes a window with the following:
- a CDS encoding pilus assembly protein, giving the protein MKRVFFCSSISVNSLVGAALFFAVNLSHALPPLSNGPLFLGGNISPNVMFTLDDSGSMHFEIMPEELIIQEVRYMFPRASGVYGADDYNSYVVDFDPANRYAAKLRSSYVNKIYYNPTVRYLPWSNADGSLMSNASPTCAHHNPFNTGVGCRNLTVNNTQTARWLKDDGTRSSSTSKTFYPAVYFNYNSGSINAASSYTQVQIISTTSTYTGGPNRTDCVAAPTCTYAEEIQNFANWYTYYRSRILLARAGIGRAFAAQGNTMRVGFAAINKGSTTVDGVATTVVKTGVRQFTGTDRTNFFNNLYDHDIPAEGTPLREALMAVGEYFKRADDKGPWGQTPGSTGGTQHVCRQNYNILMTDGYWSETSFTSVNNSDNESGSSIVNDSSPAVPASYSYVPALPYSDAYSNTLADVAMRYWKSDLRTDLPNKVPTNPHDPAFWQHLVNFTVGLGVQGSRSSIPTGAETWPDPILNDANKIDDLWHAAVNSRGEFFSAADPTAFTNALTNALRTIVARTGSASAVAANSNSLTTNGRVYQAKFNSGDWSGQLLSIPINSSGVMGTTEWNAGEISLASGSISPSSRVIITKGSSSDGVSFEYGNLTSAQKDLLNKNASGVIDNCGPERVAFLRGDAARENASGTFTCASSTAVNNFRVRPTSKLGDIINSGPLYVGKPIAGYSNVDHPGYAAFKNNYKDRVPMIYVGANDGMLHGFNACIPGVTPGCTSADAGKELLVYVPSTTYENLSRLTDKNYTSNHRYFVDGSPMMGDVYSSATSTWRTLLVSGLNGGGQGYFALDVTNPADAAKSAPTFTAANAASLLLWEFTSNDDADMGYSHNLPQINPFNSQSMQIVKMENNQWAVIVGNGYNSTGGKAVLYILFISGGEDGSWTLGTDYIKLIADAGTGNGLSTPTPFDSNGNGKVDVIYAGDFKGNLWKFDVSTSSPASWKVAISGAPLFSSGTSKPIISPPSVSFHPKGGQLVLFGTGKYLETADTTTINTQSIYGVWDNNTTATVAVSSLVQQVMTDASSVRTLTQNAVPYSTTVKGWYIDLPVSGERLTGIPNLEDGILVFNTIVPSASPCDFGGRGFVNAINYLTGGMLPFPAFDTNRNRVLALDDGLSAGIEIGFSVGGVTRIRGHSDESHDILVYSQADGLLNQATTAKGAAGLRGRITWRELIQ; this is encoded by the coding sequence ATGAAGAGGGTATTCTTTTGTAGTTCTATATCAGTAAATAGTCTGGTCGGGGCAGCCTTATTTTTTGCCGTTAATTTGTCCCATGCGCTTCCACCATTATCAAATGGTCCGCTTTTTCTCGGAGGAAATATCTCTCCGAATGTGATGTTCACACTGGATGATTCAGGATCCATGCATTTTGAGATCATGCCGGAAGAGTTGATTATCCAAGAAGTGCGTTATATGTTTCCACGCGCATCAGGTGTATACGGAGCTGATGATTACAACAGCTACGTGGTCGATTTTGATCCTGCGAACAGGTATGCCGCTAAGTTACGCTCTAGCTATGTTAACAAAATCTATTACAATCCAACTGTCAGATACTTGCCTTGGAGTAATGCAGATGGATCACTGATGAGCAATGCGAGTCCAACATGTGCTCACCATAATCCATTCAACACGGGAGTGGGTTGTCGAAATCTTACCGTGAATAACACGCAGACGGCTCGTTGGCTGAAAGATGACGGAACACGATCTTCCAGTACCTCTAAAACTTTTTATCCTGCAGTCTACTTCAATTACAATTCTGGCAGCATCAATGCTGCAAGCAGTTATACGCAAGTTCAGATTATATCAACAACTTCAACTTATACCGGTGGGCCTAATCGTACCGACTGTGTTGCAGCTCCTACATGTACTTATGCTGAAGAAATTCAAAATTTTGCCAATTGGTATACCTATTATCGATCTCGCATATTGTTGGCACGCGCAGGGATTGGGCGGGCTTTTGCTGCACAAGGTAATACCATGCGGGTTGGTTTCGCCGCAATCAATAAAGGATCTACGACGGTCGATGGTGTAGCAACAACCGTTGTAAAAACTGGTGTCCGGCAATTTACCGGAACCGATCGAACAAATTTTTTTAATAATCTTTATGATCATGATATTCCGGCAGAAGGTACGCCGCTCCGGGAAGCATTAATGGCGGTCGGTGAGTATTTTAAACGAGCGGATGATAAAGGGCCTTGGGGACAAACACCGGGATCGACTGGTGGTACTCAGCACGTATGCCGGCAAAATTATAATATTTTGATGACGGATGGTTATTGGTCCGAGACTTCCTTCACGAGCGTGAATAACTCCGATAATGAGTCTGGTAGCTCAATCGTCAATGACTCTTCTCCGGCCGTTCCCGCGAGTTATAGTTATGTTCCGGCGCTTCCCTATTCGGATGCGTATAGCAACACGCTGGCCGATGTGGCAATGCGCTATTGGAAGAGCGATTTGCGTACAGATTTACCCAATAAAGTGCCAACTAACCCGCATGATCCAGCTTTCTGGCAGCATTTGGTGAATTTTACCGTCGGTTTGGGTGTTCAAGGTTCCCGCTCTTCAATACCAACTGGGGCGGAGACCTGGCCGGACCCAATCTTAAATGATGCGAATAAAATTGATGATTTATGGCATGCCGCGGTAAATAGCCGTGGAGAGTTTTTTAGCGCCGCTGATCCAACAGCATTTACGAATGCGTTAACGAATGCTCTAAGAACTATTGTTGCCAGAACTGGTTCTGCTTCGGCAGTAGCAGCCAATTCCAACTCATTAACGACAAATGGTCGTGTATATCAGGCAAAATTTAATAGTGGCGACTGGAGTGGCCAGCTTCTGTCAATTCCGATCAACTCCTCAGGTGTAATGGGTACAACTGAATGGAATGCCGGAGAAATATCTCTTGCTTCGGGATCAATAAGCCCTTCTTCTCGAGTAATTATTACAAAAGGCAGTAGTAGTGATGGGGTTTCATTCGAGTATGGCAATTTAACTTCTGCACAAAAAGATCTGCTCAACAAAAATGCATCGGGTGTTATTGATAACTGCGGGCCTGAAAGAGTAGCATTTCTGCGAGGAGACGCAGCACGTGAAAATGCAAGCGGAACATTCACTTGCGCTAGTTCAACGGCTGTTAATAATTTTCGTGTTCGTCCAACAAGTAAACTGGGCGATATTATTAACTCTGGTCCACTTTATGTAGGGAAACCGATTGCTGGTTATTCCAATGTGGATCATCCTGGGTATGCAGCTTTTAAAAATAATTATAAAGATCGTGTACCCATGATATACGTGGGGGCTAACGATGGAATGTTACACGGGTTTAATGCCTGTATACCTGGCGTGACACCTGGATGCACCAGCGCGGATGCCGGCAAGGAATTACTAGTCTATGTACCTAGCACAACCTATGAGAATCTGAGTAGGCTAACTGATAAAAACTACACTTCAAATCATCGATATTTTGTTGATGGCTCTCCAATGATGGGAGATGTTTATTCGAGCGCTACTTCGACATGGAGAACTTTACTAGTTAGTGGCTTAAATGGAGGCGGGCAGGGATATTTTGCATTGGATGTGACTAATCCTGCAGATGCGGCAAAATCAGCTCCAACTTTTACTGCAGCGAATGCGGCCAGTTTATTGTTATGGGAATTCACGAGTAATGATGATGCGGATATGGGTTATAGCCACAATCTTCCGCAAATCAATCCATTTAACAGTCAATCGATGCAGATCGTTAAAATGGAGAATAATCAATGGGCTGTGATTGTCGGTAATGGTTATAACAGTACGGGGGGTAAAGCAGTTCTTTATATTTTATTTATTTCTGGTGGAGAAGATGGTTCTTGGACATTAGGTACAGATTATATAAAGTTGATCGCCGATGCTGGGACAGGAAACGGTCTTTCCACGCCAACTCCATTTGATTCGAATGGAAATGGGAAAGTTGATGTGATCTACGCCGGTGATTTCAAAGGGAACTTATGGAAATTCGATGTCAGCACATCTTCTCCGGCAAGCTGGAAAGTTGCTATTAGCGGTGCGCCCTTATTTTCATCGGGTACATCCAAGCCGATTATTTCTCCGCCTTCGGTAAGTTTTCATCCAAAAGGGGGGCAACTTGTCCTATTCGGAACAGGCAAATATTTGGAGACAGCAGATACAACGACTATCAATACCCAATCCATTTATGGTGTCTGGGATAACAATACAACTGCAACCGTAGCAGTAAGCTCACTTGTTCAACAAGTAATGACTGATGCCTCCTCCGTAAGAACACTGACACAGAATGCCGTGCCATACTCGACAACGGTTAAAGGCTGGTACATTGATTTACCAGTTAGCGGTGAGAGACTCACAGGCATTCCCAACTTGGAGGATGGCATTCTGGTTTTTAACACGATCGTGCCGTCTGCGTCACCCTGTGATTTTGGTGGTAGAGGGTTTGTTAATGCTATCAACTATTTGACGGGCGGGATGCTGCCATTTCCAGCATTTGATACCAATAGAAATCGAGTTCTGGCACTCGACGATGGTTTATCCGCAGGTATTGAAATCGGATTTTCCGTGGGCGGCGTTACGCGTATTAGAGGACACTCGGATGAGTCACATGATATTCTCGTTTATTCGCAAGCAGACGGTTTATTAAATCAAGCCACTACTGCAAAAGGCGCGGCGGGGCTGCGAGGCAGGATTACTTGGCGTGAGCTTATTCAATAA
- a CDS encoding PilX N-terminal domain-containing pilus assembly protein, producing MNKNPNFHFKQRGAVFVTGLIFLMVLTLLGITAVRMATVEERMSGNMRDRMLAMQAAEMGLRYAEQHIRDNDPTTTSPKPIEGLSEFDTGCTDGLCYYGAGAEAPGVVVDTVSSWTTYCTPTCPIAYVEGTIFRVDGVTYTAPILPAGVPAPTYLIEGIQKTPPGNVLRNYYRITIRAQGAKQGTVVWLQEIFRP from the coding sequence ATGAATAAAAATCCTAATTTTCATTTTAAGCAAAGGGGGGCTGTATTTGTTACCGGCCTAATCTTCCTTATGGTGCTAACCCTATTAGGTATTACTGCGGTGAGAATGGCAACAGTAGAGGAACGAATGTCTGGAAATATGCGTGACCGCATGCTGGCAATGCAAGCAGCTGAAATGGGACTGCGTTATGCTGAACAGCATATCCGCGATAACGACCCTACAACGACTTCACCGAAACCTATTGAGGGATTATCTGAATTTGATACTGGATGTACGGATGGGCTTTGTTACTACGGTGCTGGCGCAGAGGCGCCGGGAGTGGTTGTTGATACGGTATCTTCTTGGACTACTTATTGTACTCCGACATGTCCGATTGCCTATGTTGAAGGGACAATTTTCAGGGTGGACGGTGTGACATATACAGCACCTATATTACCTGCTGGAGTGCCCGCACCAACTTATCTTATTGAAGGGATACAGAAAACACCGCCAGGAAATGTATTGCGTAACTATTATCGAATTACGATTCGTGCTCAAGGTGCAAAACAAGGTACGGTTGTGTGGCTGCAAGAAATATTTAGACCATAA
- a CDS encoding PilW family protein — MRTDTKFFECSSQRGFSLVELMIAMTLGLVLLLVIGTVFVSSRQIFREQEDNARLQESGRYALEIIGRSIKQAGHVEVPFTGFKVAFEGTAISGTNGAGGVADTLTVQYEGAVGDRDCEGTGVTVAGRIIQNHFNLDSLNAQLQCKGDIADIPPVPAAPPSGQVLLDNVEDFQVLYGIDTSGDQSVDQYTEMPVDWNQVVTTRICVLIRSEKLNVVSAGNYLNCSGTSVAIPSDRRLRRAFTATINLRNRINSAP; from the coding sequence TTCTTTGAATGTTCAAGTCAACGAGGCTTTAGCTTGGTTGAACTGATGATAGCCATGACGTTGGGGTTGGTTTTGCTATTAGTCATTGGGACAGTTTTTGTTAGCAGCCGCCAGATTTTTCGTGAGCAAGAGGATAATGCCCGACTTCAAGAAAGTGGCCGATACGCACTTGAAATTATTGGGCGAAGTATCAAACAAGCGGGACATGTAGAGGTTCCTTTCACGGGTTTCAAAGTTGCTTTTGAGGGTACTGCGATCAGCGGAACGAATGGTGCCGGTGGCGTTGCAGATACTCTGACGGTGCAATACGAAGGTGCTGTCGGCGACAGAGATTGCGAAGGTACTGGGGTGACTGTTGCCGGAAGAATTATTCAAAATCATTTTAATCTTGACTCGCTTAATGCTCAATTACAGTGTAAAGGTGATATCGCGGATATACCTCCTGTACCAGCAGCACCGCCATCAGGACAAGTGTTACTGGATAATGTTGAAGATTTCCAAGTACTCTACGGAATAGATACCAGCGGCGATCAATCTGTTGATCAATATACAGAAATGCCGGTGGACTGGAATCAAGTTGTGACTACTCGTATCTGTGTGTTGATTCGTTCGGAGAAATTAAATGTGGTATCCGCAGGAAACTACCTCAATTGTAGTGGCACATCAGTAGCGATTCCTTCAGATAGACGGCTAAGACGAGCATTTACGGCAACTATCAATTTGCGGAACCGTATAAATTCTGCGCCATGA